The Corvus hawaiiensis isolate bCorHaw1 chromosome 7, bCorHaw1.pri.cur, whole genome shotgun sequence genome contains a region encoding:
- the RPRM gene encoding protein reprimo has protein sequence MNGSLGIPGGMNGSLGIPGGMNGSLAIPAGLNGSSAAAAGLLALELERALRCCTAASVVTDGSGAAADERSLYIMRVVQIAVMCVLALTVVFGIFFLGCNLLIKSEGMINFLVKDRRPSKEVEAVVVGPY, from the coding sequence ATGAACGGCTCGCTGGGGATTCCAGGAGGGATGAACGGCTCGCTGGGGATTCCAGGAGGGATGAACGGCTCGCTGGCGATCCCGGCGGGGCTGAACGGCTcctcggcggcggcggcggggctgctGGCGCTGGAGCTGGAGCGGGCGCTGCGCTGCTGCACCGCCGCCTCCGTGGTGACCGACGGCAGCGGCGCGGCGGCGGACGAGCGCAGCCTGTACATCATGCGCGTGGTGCAGATCGCCGTCATGTGCGTGCTGGCCCTCACCGTGGTGTTCGGCATCTTCTTCCTCGGCTGCAACCTCCTCATCAAGTCCGAGGGCATGATCAACTTTCTGGTCAAGGACCGCCGCCCGTCCAAGGAGGTGGAGGCGGTGGTGGTGGGGCCGTACTGA